A window of Rufibacter sp. LB8 contains these coding sequences:
- a CDS encoding conjugal transfer protein TraI, with amino-acid sequence MDLKVQRLQNETLRLQTAQKTMEYQLSRRKLREITDWADMHRTQYEQYFTELRHVKEAVRASVAMEDILRDQQQLIREYQRVWGHLRHSPMFSPRELRDMGRVYAALLAANHQVLRQVEVVASENTTSMGDAGRLALLATAADHLATVHRDLQRFNRQNIGIALQRAKSTREIASLRQLYALPTLTPKP; translated from the coding sequence ATGGACCTGAAAGTCCAACGGTTACAGAATGAGACGCTCCGCCTGCAGACCGCCCAGAAGACGATGGAGTACCAGCTATCCCGCCGGAAACTGAGGGAGATCACTGACTGGGCTGACATGCACCGTACCCAGTATGAACAATATTTCACGGAGTTGCGCCACGTGAAGGAAGCCGTCAGGGCCTCGGTGGCGATGGAGGACATCCTCCGGGACCAGCAGCAACTGATACGGGAGTACCAGAGGGTCTGGGGCCACCTCCGCCATAGCCCCATGTTCTCCCCCAGGGAGTTACGGGACATGGGGCGGGTGTACGCGGCATTGCTGGCCGCCAACCACCAGGTCCTCCGGCAGGTGGAGGTAGTGGCATCCGAGAACACCACCAGTATGGGCGACGCCGGGCGCCTTGCCCTTCTGGCCACCGCGGCGGACCATCTGGCGACGGTCCACCGTGACCTCCAGCGCTTCAACCGCCAGAACATAGGGATAGCCCTGCAACGCGCCAAAAGCACCCGGGAGATCGCTTCCCTCCGCCAGTTGTATGCCCTACCCACTTTAACCCCCAAGCCATGA
- a CDS encoding TraG family conjugative transposon ATPase translates to MAHSVDIEHLLPIYKVEHHTLLSFQGDVTVAFEASLPEIFTLSGEDYDTLHHTWVKALRLLPPHTVFHKQDWYTQTRFQGDFSRDGASFLSEASERFFQGMPFLRHRCRLFITGRAPGRKAGSSLFCNLLRPSLIPRHLSSPHFLQEFQDRVGQCCQVLVDSGFLQVRQLQDEELVGTPTEAGILEQYCFLLDRQCPPFLQDLRLKNELHIGDKACQLFTLADAEDFPSHCGARTDYAKYSTDKTRFSLGFSHPLGLLLPCDHVYNQYVFLQDTPALLKKLESKRLRLQSLAAYSRENAIARDATHAFLQEAIADQRLPVKAHFNLLAWTDDPTEGKALKNMVSAALAQMDATPKLETVGAPQLFWAGLPGNEGDFPMNETIDMFLEQAACFFTLESGYRSTGGAVGIRLGDRVSGTPVQVDLSDEPMRKGIITNRNKFILGPSGSGKSFFTNHMVRSYHEQGTHVVVVDVGHSYQGLCELVGGYYFTYGEAQPLCFNPFYIQDGDSLDTEKKESIKTLLLALWKKEDETYGRSEYVALSHALQGYYERLKADPSLFPCFDTFYEYLSGEFLQVLEQDKVKEKDFDVTNFLYVLKPYYKGGEFDFLLNATRNLDLLGERFIVFELDTIKEHPILFPVVTIIIMEVFISKMRKLKGIRKMILIEEAWKAIAKEGMAEYIRYLFKTVRKFYGEAVVVTQEVEDIISSPVVKQAILSNSDCKILLDQAKYQNKFDQVQELLGLTEKEKTQVLSLNKANDPTRKYKEVFISLGGRVSQVYRTEVSLEEYLTYTTEESEKLEVQRKAARHGGMAQGVVALADEIRKNLHNK, encoded by the coding sequence ATGGCACACTCCGTCGATATCGAACACCTGCTCCCCATCTACAAGGTAGAGCACCACACGCTGCTGTCTTTCCAGGGGGATGTGACGGTGGCCTTCGAGGCTTCCCTCCCGGAGATCTTCACCCTCTCTGGGGAGGACTACGATACGCTCCATCACACCTGGGTCAAGGCGTTGCGCCTCCTGCCGCCGCACACCGTCTTCCACAAACAGGATTGGTACACCCAAACCCGCTTCCAGGGGGATTTCAGCCGGGACGGGGCCAGTTTCCTCTCGGAGGCCAGTGAGCGTTTCTTCCAGGGGATGCCGTTCCTCCGGCACCGGTGCCGCCTGTTCATTACGGGCAGGGCCCCGGGACGCAAGGCCGGGAGCTCCCTGTTCTGCAACCTCCTTCGCCCCTCCCTCATCCCCCGGCATCTGTCCTCGCCGCACTTCCTTCAGGAGTTCCAGGACAGGGTAGGCCAGTGCTGCCAGGTGCTGGTAGACAGCGGATTCCTGCAGGTGAGACAGTTGCAGGATGAGGAGCTCGTGGGCACTCCCACCGAGGCCGGGATACTGGAACAGTATTGTTTCCTGCTGGATAGGCAGTGCCCCCCTTTCCTGCAGGACCTGCGCCTGAAAAACGAACTGCACATAGGGGACAAGGCCTGTCAGCTCTTCACCCTGGCGGACGCCGAGGACTTCCCCTCCCATTGCGGTGCCCGTACCGACTACGCGAAATATTCCACGGACAAGACCCGCTTCAGCCTGGGCTTCAGCCACCCGCTGGGCCTGCTGCTTCCGTGCGACCATGTATACAACCAATATGTGTTCCTGCAGGACACCCCCGCCCTGCTCAAGAAATTGGAGTCCAAGCGGCTGCGGCTGCAATCCCTTGCCGCGTACTCCAGGGAGAACGCCATCGCCCGGGACGCCACCCACGCCTTTCTCCAAGAGGCCATCGCTGACCAGCGGCTTCCGGTGAAGGCCCACTTCAACCTCCTGGCCTGGACGGATGACCCCACCGAAGGCAAGGCCTTGAAGAACATGGTCAGTGCAGCCCTGGCCCAGATGGACGCCACCCCTAAACTGGAAACGGTGGGGGCTCCTCAGCTTTTCTGGGCCGGACTCCCCGGCAACGAGGGTGATTTCCCCATGAATGAAACCATTGACATGTTCCTGGAGCAGGCCGCGTGTTTTTTCACCCTGGAAAGCGGCTACCGCTCCACCGGCGGCGCCGTGGGGATCCGGCTGGGGGACAGGGTATCCGGTACGCCAGTGCAGGTGGATCTCTCGGACGAACCTATGCGGAAGGGCATCATCACCAACCGCAACAAATTCATCCTGGGCCCCAGTGGCAGCGGGAAATCCTTTTTCACCAACCACATGGTGCGCTCCTACCACGAACAGGGCACGCATGTGGTGGTGGTGGATGTCGGCCACAGCTACCAGGGACTGTGCGAACTGGTGGGAGGGTATTACTTCACCTACGGCGAAGCCCAGCCCCTCTGCTTCAACCCCTTCTACATCCAGGATGGGGATTCCCTGGACACCGAGAAAAAGGAGAGCATCAAGACCCTGCTCCTGGCCCTGTGGAAAAAAGAGGACGAAACCTACGGACGGTCAGAATATGTGGCCCTCTCCCATGCCCTGCAGGGGTATTATGAACGATTGAAAGCGGACCCTTCGCTTTTCCCCTGCTTTGACACCTTCTATGAGTACCTGAGCGGGGAGTTCCTGCAGGTGTTGGAACAGGATAAGGTGAAGGAGAAGGATTTTGACGTCACCAACTTTCTGTATGTGCTCAAGCCTTATTACAAAGGCGGCGAGTTCGATTTCCTGTTGAATGCCACCCGGAACCTGGACCTGCTGGGGGAGCGGTTCATCGTCTTCGAGTTGGATACCATCAAAGAGCATCCCATCCTGTTCCCGGTCGTGACCATCATCATCATGGAGGTTTTCATCTCCAAGATGCGCAAGCTGAAGGGCATCCGGAAAATGATCCTCATCGAGGAGGCGTGGAAAGCCATCGCCAAGGAAGGGATGGCGGAATACATCCGCTATCTCTTCAAGACGGTGCGCAAATTCTACGGGGAGGCGGTAGTGGTCACCCAGGAGGTGGAGGACATCATCTCCTCACCGGTGGTCAAACAGGCCATCCTGAGCAACAGTGACTGTAAGATCCTGCTGGACCAGGCCAAGTACCAGAACAAGTTCGATCAGGTACAGGAACTCCTAGGCCTCACGGAGAAGGAGAAGACCCAGGTGCTCTCCCTCAACAAAGCCAACGACCCCACCCGAAAATACAAAGAGGTGTTCATCAGTCTCGGGGGCAGGGTCAGCCAGGTGTACCGCACGGAGGTCTCGCTGGAGGAATACCTCACCTACACCACCGAGGAGTCGGAGAAGCTGGAAGTACAGCGCAAGGCGGCCCGGCATGGCGGCATGGCCCAGGGGGTGGTCGCCCTGGCGGATGAAATCAGAAAGAACCTACACAATAAATAG
- a CDS encoding DUF4133 domain-containing protein codes for MAPVYRLNKGINRPIEFKGLKAQYIGYLAGGLVALLLSFTFLYLLGTPLYLVLGLTLMGGSGLFIGVFRLSRTYGTHGLMKRWARHRLPHSIRCRSRHAFLRLKNP; via the coding sequence ATGGCCCCCGTGTACCGCCTCAACAAAGGCATTAACCGACCCATTGAGTTCAAGGGGCTCAAAGCCCAATACATCGGGTACCTGGCAGGAGGCCTGGTGGCTCTCCTGCTCTCGTTCACCTTTCTCTATCTCCTTGGGACGCCCCTGTACCTCGTCCTGGGACTCACCCTTATGGGGGGCTCCGGCCTGTTCATCGGCGTTTTCCGGCTAAGCCGCACCTATGGCACCCACGGCCTGATGAAGCGGTGGGCGCGCCACCGCCTACCCCACAGTATCCGTTGCCGCTCCCGGCATGCTTTCCTGCGACTAAAAAATCCGTAA
- a CDS encoding DUF4134 domain-containing protein, whose product MATFLLASALQGMAQDAGDGNAGIMEATNKVRGYFDTGVSLMYAVGAVVGLIGAVKVYQKWNAGEPDTGKVAGSWFGSCIFLVIVATVLRSFFGI is encoded by the coding sequence ATGGCCACCTTTCTCCTGGCCTCGGCCCTGCAGGGTATGGCACAGGATGCCGGTGACGGCAATGCCGGCATCATGGAGGCCACCAACAAGGTGCGCGGCTATTTTGACACCGGGGTCAGCCTGATGTATGCGGTGGGGGCCGTGGTGGGCCTCATCGGTGCCGTCAAGGTCTACCAGAAGTGGAATGCCGGGGAGCCCGACACTGGGAAAGTGGCGGGGAGCTGGTTTGGCAGCTGTATTTTCCTGGTGATAGTGGCGACGGTCCTACGGTCCTTCTTCGGTATCTGA
- a CDS encoding RteC domain-containing protein produces MKQFTETMYEDLLSDIDQMEQRADLTPAMRRLNILDLLHQRLEELKAQVLAQGFASQEEEIHFFKHQKPRIAGLLVYHARVDMLELMRPEGSLQDIRCFFENELAAIRWFHHLNLPLYQYYRSEATYLDEKLFLRGGEGIVGWHKLLEAESDDRFCTPAGNLLARMVAHGKLTEFLHRQLQLLENNRGANSFPPHRGKQLTWTGDAINLVEIAYGWYCTGQLNHGQAGIAEIVRWLEEHLNISIGRPYRRFTEIKRRKLLSQTKYLDQMRESLLKKLDEEDAFDPRRRGPGR; encoded by the coding sequence ATGAAACAGTTTACCGAGACCATGTATGAAGACCTTCTGTCCGACATCGACCAGATGGAACAACGGGCAGACTTAACTCCAGCCATGCGCAGGCTGAACATCCTGGACCTTCTCCACCAACGGCTGGAGGAATTGAAAGCCCAAGTCCTGGCGCAGGGATTCGCCTCCCAGGAGGAGGAAATACATTTCTTCAAGCACCAGAAGCCCAGGATCGCCGGCCTTCTGGTGTACCACGCCCGGGTGGACATGCTGGAATTGATGAGGCCGGAGGGAAGCCTACAGGACATTAGATGCTTTTTTGAGAACGAACTGGCCGCCATCCGGTGGTTCCACCACCTTAACCTGCCCCTTTACCAGTATTACCGGTCGGAGGCGACCTACCTGGACGAGAAATTGTTCCTGCGGGGAGGGGAGGGGATCGTGGGGTGGCACAAATTGCTGGAGGCGGAATCCGATGACCGCTTCTGCACACCGGCCGGCAACCTGTTGGCCCGAATGGTCGCGCACGGGAAGCTGACGGAATTCCTCCATCGGCAGCTCCAGCTTCTGGAAAACAACCGCGGGGCAAACTCCTTCCCTCCCCACCGTGGAAAACAGCTCACGTGGACCGGGGACGCCATCAACCTGGTGGAGATCGCCTACGGGTGGTATTGCACCGGGCAGTTGAATCACGGACAGGCAGGGATCGCCGAAATCGTACGGTGGCTGGAGGAGCATCTGAATATCTCCATCGGAAGGCCATACCGCAGGTTCACCGAGATAAAAAGGCGGAAGCTCCTGAGCCAGACCAAGTATCTGGACCAGATGCGGGAGAGCCTCCTCAAGAAGCTGGACGAGGAGGATGCCTTCGACCCCCGCAGAAGGGGGCCTGGCAGATAA
- a CDS encoding Crp/Fnr family transcriptional regulator, translating into MRLRKGQLLLVPGHASQSIYFLESGLVRGYSSGDGFEYTRWFAHEGEFLLPDGCFHGAASTEYVEVLEETLAYALPLRQMESLLAEIPQVAHLFLKLLEEKALQGRRREEMLRIASAAERYRYLQSTRQEVVRRVNQEMMASYLNLSPKHLSRLRREEAHGGREKN; encoded by the coding sequence GTGCGGCTACGCAAAGGGCAGCTTTTACTGGTGCCTGGCCATGCGTCCCAGAGTATTTACTTCCTTGAGAGTGGATTGGTGCGGGGATATTCCAGCGGCGATGGGTTTGAATACACCCGTTGGTTTGCGCATGAAGGCGAGTTTCTGCTGCCGGACGGCTGTTTCCATGGGGCAGCCTCCACGGAGTATGTGGAGGTGCTGGAGGAAACCCTGGCTTATGCCCTGCCTCTCCGGCAGATGGAAAGCCTGTTGGCGGAGATTCCCCAGGTTGCCCACCTCTTCCTGAAACTTCTGGAGGAAAAGGCCCTTCAGGGGAGGCGCCGGGAGGAGATGCTCCGCATAGCCTCCGCTGCGGAGCGGTACCGATACTTGCAGAGTACAAGGCAGGAAGTGGTGCGCAGGGTCAACCAGGAGATGATGGCCTCTTATCTGAACCTCTCCCCCAAGCACCTGAGCCGGCTTCGGCGGGAGGAGGCGCACGGGGGAAGGGAAAAAAATTAG
- a CDS encoding alkaline phosphatase D family protein, whose amino-acid sequence MQKTSRYLPSFVLLLSMLTAHAQKPDTRDTWFPALPTMDYNPSGGQVRVAYPSADGKPRIWVKGSPDLPYFRIETPDGVFTSPFRRLEPPFFTATQTIAFAHPQLWVTFARDTTEKATWTVAKAVWPMGREKLLEPATPFTVLAYGCFEPFKVGKDGEPLVLNGDFGERNRELREVFRAVALGEGQAARVQQASRRYRASLEPAPHVGKLNEADIRANYATWPTDYEPAPHLTMLSLPPARLVIGTGDQVYMDTGYDKKVKKHPLTGWNFNNRPKPRWRADSIAFERHVESTYRFYGAFSTLSDVFARLPTVGVWDDHEIRDGWGSHGDEYQDGNPTHLSSAEGLAGAYRAARRGYLQHQFALGPGSPGTGDTAPLHQEFQVGPVRGFAFDLRSQRNTQLQQVMGEDQMKAFEEWVNRLLANPEAHGREIMIVSSMPFFKSYKGSSRTLLNVVSFGESKDDNRDGWESGFNRNHVQRQALVKHLVRLRKADIRPLLLSGDIHEGAISEVWYSCDKSADAQVLAYEIVASGLSHASLDRRKFKDDLQFFADAQRRSQADFSVPEPLRPADQQALQPQERVSCDSTLLQPCLRISAPALNFGAIEFGTEASATLHLFLLQREGAVKDYVVQTNWGKTWFADCHLQSPKGNMGFRPSLPDFVYCLPSVRLPGTTCPDPVSKDTPGMESPQKQQHQQNEGWRPFKKKK is encoded by the coding sequence ATGCAAAAGACATCCCGCTATCTACCCTCGTTTGTACTGTTGCTTTCTATGCTGACCGCCCACGCCCAAAAGCCGGATACCAGGGACACGTGGTTCCCCGCCTTGCCCACCATGGATTACAACCCCTCCGGAGGCCAGGTGCGGGTGGCCTACCCGAGCGCTGACGGCAAACCCAGAATTTGGGTCAAAGGCTCACCCGATCTACCCTATTTCAGGATAGAGACCCCCGATGGGGTATTTACTTCCCCATTCCGCCGGCTGGAACCACCGTTTTTCACGGCGACCCAAACCATTGCGTTCGCTCATCCACAGCTTTGGGTGACCTTCGCGAGGGACACCACTGAGAAAGCCACCTGGACCGTGGCCAAGGCGGTATGGCCGATGGGCAGGGAGAAGCTGCTGGAGCCTGCCACGCCGTTCACGGTTCTGGCCTACGGCTGCTTCGAGCCGTTCAAGGTGGGAAAGGACGGGGAGCCCTTGGTGCTGAATGGCGACTTCGGGGAAAGGAACCGCGAGCTCAGGGAGGTGTTCAGGGCGGTCGCCTTGGGAGAGGGGCAAGCGGCCCGCGTTCAGCAGGCCTCAAGGCGTTACCGCGCCTCCCTGGAACCGGCCCCGCATGTAGGAAAATTGAACGAGGCGGACATCAGGGCCAACTATGCCACCTGGCCAACCGACTATGAACCCGCCCCGCACCTCACTATGTTGTCACTCCCCCCGGCAAGGCTGGTGATAGGCACAGGAGACCAAGTGTACATGGACACGGGCTATGATAAAAAAGTGAAAAAACACCCACTGACCGGCTGGAACTTCAACAACCGGCCCAAGCCGCGGTGGCGGGCAGATTCCATCGCCTTTGAACGCCATGTGGAGAGTACCTACCGGTTTTACGGGGCCTTCTCCACCCTTTCGGATGTGTTCGCCCGGCTGCCGACCGTGGGGGTGTGGGATGACCACGAAATCAGGGACGGGTGGGGGTCCCATGGGGATGAGTACCAGGACGGCAACCCTACCCACCTCTCTTCCGCGGAAGGCCTTGCCGGCGCTTACCGGGCGGCCCGCCGGGGATATCTCCAGCACCAGTTTGCCCTGGGGCCCGGTAGCCCGGGGACTGGGGACACGGCCCCGCTCCACCAGGAGTTCCAGGTCGGCCCGGTGCGGGGATTCGCCTTTGACCTGCGCAGCCAGCGCAACACCCAGCTCCAGCAGGTGATGGGGGAAGACCAGATGAAAGCCTTCGAAGAGTGGGTGAACCGGCTGTTGGCGAATCCCGAGGCCCATGGCAGGGAAATAATGATCGTCTCGTCCATGCCTTTTTTCAAATCCTACAAAGGCAGCAGCCGCACCTTATTGAACGTGGTCTCGTTTGGGGAATCCAAGGACGATAACCGCGACGGGTGGGAGTCGGGTTTCAACCGGAACCACGTCCAGCGGCAAGCCCTAGTCAAACACCTCGTCCGGCTGCGCAAGGCAGATATCCGCCCCCTGCTGCTCAGCGGGGATATCCATGAGGGGGCCATCTCCGAGGTGTGGTATTCATGTGATAAAAGCGCCGATGCGCAGGTGTTGGCCTATGAGATCGTCGCCAGTGGTCTTTCCCATGCCTCCCTTGACCGAAGGAAATTCAAGGACGACCTGCAGTTTTTCGCCGATGCGCAGCGTCGGAGCCAAGCGGACTTTTCCGTGCCCGAGCCCCTGCGCCCGGCGGACCAGCAGGCCCTCCAGCCCCAAGAGCGGGTGAGTTGTGACTCCACGCTCCTGCAGCCCTGTCTGAGGATAAGTGCCCCCGCCCTGAATTTCGGGGCTATCGAGTTCGGCACCGAGGCCTCCGCCACCCTGCACCTCTTCCTGCTACAACGGGAGGGGGCGGTCAAGGACTATGTCGTTCAGACCAATTGGGGGAAGACCTGGTTTGCGGACTGCCACTTGCAGAGTCCCAAAGGGAATATGGGCTTCCGGCCCTCCCTTCCGGACTTCGTCTATTGCCTTCCCTCCGTAAGGTTGCCGGGCACCACTTGCCCGGATCCCGTCTCCAAAGATACCCCGGGTATGGAGTCACCCCAGAAACAGCAGCACCAGCAGAATGAAGGATGGAGGCCTTTCAAAAAAAAGAAATAA
- a CDS encoding RagB/SusD family nutrient uptake outer membrane protein: MNTLLLLCLSLLGGCQDFLEEKPDRQLVVPSTLRDLQALLDNHNLITAGFPNAPEISADNYYLTDTDWAALSREENRRMYIWAKDGVFAPGTNDWSYLYRPVYYANTVLEHVAGMPRTAANAAQWDDVKGQALFLRASYFQQGAMLWAPAYDVATAGTDLAISLRLTTDFNVPSERATVQQTYGQILQDLREAVRLLPIATVHAVRPNRAAAYGLLARTYLSMRDYPTATLYADSSLQLHSKLMNYNTLSAAATYPIPQFNQEIMAEFSLSGAQNTLDIARAKVVPELYTSYHANDLRKTLFFRANPGGTYGFRGSADQMVGGMFAGVATDEVYLTRAEGYARQGKADEALQDLNTLLVTRWKTGTFVPFNAATAQDALTRILQERRKQLLMRGLRWMDLKRLNKEGAGITLTRTVQGVTHTLAPNDARYARPLPEDLVELSGMPQNPQ, from the coding sequence TTGAACACCCTTCTGTTGCTGTGCCTGTCCCTGCTGGGGGGCTGCCAGGACTTCCTGGAGGAGAAACCGGACCGCCAGCTGGTGGTACCCTCCACCCTGCGGGACCTGCAGGCCCTGCTGGACAACCACAACCTCATCACCGCCGGGTTCCCCAACGCCCCGGAGATCAGCGCCGACAACTACTACCTCACCGACACCGATTGGGCGGCCCTGAGCCGGGAGGAGAACCGGCGCATGTACATCTGGGCGAAAGACGGGGTTTTCGCCCCCGGCACTAACGACTGGTCCTACCTGTACCGGCCCGTCTACTACGCCAACACCGTGCTGGAGCATGTGGCAGGCATGCCGCGCACCGCGGCCAACGCCGCCCAGTGGGATGACGTGAAAGGGCAGGCCCTGTTCCTGCGGGCGTCCTATTTCCAGCAGGGGGCCATGCTCTGGGCACCGGCCTATGATGTTGCCACCGCTGGCACTGACCTGGCCATCTCGCTGCGGCTCACCACGGATTTCAACGTGCCCTCGGAACGGGCCACCGTGCAACAGACCTACGGCCAGATCCTACAGGACCTGCGGGAGGCGGTGCGGCTGCTGCCCATTGCCACCGTACACGCCGTGCGCCCCAACCGGGCGGCGGCCTACGGCCTGCTGGCGCGCACCTACCTCTCCATGCGGGACTACCCCACCGCTACCCTCTACGCTGACTCCAGCCTGCAGCTGCACAGCAAGCTGATGAACTACAACACGCTCAGCGCGGCCGCCACCTACCCCATCCCGCAGTTCAACCAGGAGATCATGGCGGAGTTCTCCCTCTCGGGGGCCCAGAACACGCTGGACATCGCGCGGGCCAAGGTGGTGCCGGAGCTGTATACCTCCTACCATGCCAATGACCTACGCAAGACGCTGTTCTTCCGGGCCAACCCCGGCGGCACCTACGGGTTCCGGGGCAGCGCCGACCAGATGGTGGGCGGCATGTTCGCCGGGGTGGCCACCGATGAGGTGTACCTCACCCGGGCCGAGGGGTACGCCCGCCAGGGGAAAGCCGACGAGGCACTGCAGGACCTGAACACGCTGCTGGTGACCCGCTGGAAGACGGGCACGTTCGTGCCCTTTAACGCCGCCACCGCGCAGGACGCCCTCACCCGCATCCTACAGGAGCGCCGCAAGCAACTGCTGATGCGGGGTCTGCGCTGGATGGACCTCAAGCGCCTGAACAAAGAGGGGGCGGGTATCACCCTCACCCGCACGGTACAGGGCGTCACGCACACCTTGGCCCCCAATGACGCGCGCTATGCCCGCCCCCTGCCGGAGGACCTGGTGGAGTTGTCGGGCATGCCGCAGAACCCACAGTAG